In Candidatus Nomurabacteria bacterium, the following proteins share a genomic window:
- a CDS encoding rod shape-determining protein RodA: MRRLWQTVFSGFDGILFGAIMCLTIFGLVTMYSPLEDNIFFNRQIIWVLIVVWLFFVAIIPNYRFLRTGNTVFYLYLLTVVLLVLVLFFGETILGARQRFDLGFFSLQVSDPTKLILIALLAKYFAKRHELIGDFKHILVSGFYVLIPFGLILVQPDFGSAMIIFAIWFGMVLVAGLKFRHVVVVFMLGLVALGGMWQFVFQDYQKDRIMTFVDPLADIQGTGYNAYQSTVTVGSGQIFGKGIGYGTQSKFLYLPEYETDFIFAAFAEEWGIIGVLVMFSLFGVVIWRLLYHATLGVSNFEKLFAVGVVIFLLAHFFVHVGINIGVLPVTGTTIPFMSYGGSHLVTEFVAVAMVLGMSRAQGAKAVAKETPFVD; this comes from the coding sequence ATGAGACGGCTTTGGCAAACGGTATTTTCAGGATTTGACGGTATTTTGTTTGGGGCAATCATGTGCCTTACCATCTTTGGATTGGTGACTATGTATTCACCGCTCGAGGATAATATTTTTTTTAATCGTCAAATTATTTGGGTTCTAATTGTAGTTTGGCTTTTTTTTGTTGCAATAATACCGAATTACCGTTTTTTAAGGACTGGTAACACTGTTTTTTACCTGTATTTATTAACGGTGGTTTTGCTTGTCTTGGTGCTTTTTTTTGGTGAAACTATTTTGGGAGCAAGGCAGCGCTTTGATTTGGGTTTCTTTTCATTACAGGTTTCTGATCCAACCAAACTTATCTTGATTGCATTATTGGCCAAATATTTTGCCAAGCGTCACGAACTAATTGGTGATTTTAAGCATATTCTGGTATCAGGTTTTTATGTTTTGATCCCGTTTGGTCTAATACTGGTACAACCTGACTTTGGTTCAGCTATGATCATCTTTGCGATTTGGTTTGGTATGGTGCTGGTGGCCGGTCTTAAGTTTCGGCATGTCGTGGTTGTGTTCATGCTTGGCTTGGTGGCTCTTGGTGGTATGTGGCAATTTGTTTTCCAGGACTATCAAAAGGATCGCATTATGACCTTTGTTGATCCTTTGGCCGATATTCAAGGTACTGGTTACAACGCTTATCAGTCGACTGTGACGGTCGGTTCGGGGCAGATTTTTGGAAAGGGCATCGGGTATGGTACACAATCAAAGTTTTTGTATTTGCCGGAATATGAGACAGATTTCATCTTTGCAGCTTTTGCTGAAGAGTGGGGAATCATTGGGGTTTTAGTCATGTTTTCTTTATTTGGTGTGGTGATATGGCGGCTTCTCTACCATGCTACTTTAGGAGTTAGTAACTTTGAGAAATTGTTCGCGGTTGGGGTAGTCATCTTTTTGTTGGCACACTTTTTTGTTCATGTTGGTATAAATATTGGAGTATTACCTGTTACCGGAACGACTATACCTTTTATGAGTTATGGCGGCTCACACTTAGTGACAGAATTTGTGGCGGTAGCGATGGTGCTTGGTATGAGTCGTGCTCAAGGTGCTAAAGCGGTGGCCAAGGAAACTCCATTTGTTGATTAG
- a CDS encoding VWA domain-containing protein produces the protein MSIFRPWAFWRRLQYIVGFGVFWSAIIAVFYFGYFYTPASCFDGILNGNEAGVDCGGGCTLICEFAVEPPQVVWAESFKIRDGQYNSVAYIENKNAEAGSPALTYTFRLFDGEDLIAERSGTTVLPPNSVYPVFEGRMETLDDRSPTRTTIEINPTKMWLPAAIGRNQFRTLDWDLLSTDSRPRLNVRLENTELTEARDVEVVATIFNQAGNPITASQSFIDKFDPRSTQDIVFTWPIPIAKTVRSCEVPSDIMLILDRSGSMAADGGDPPEPLESAKQAAKSFVKLVHKQDTMGYLSYATTPSNPIEQTLTPDIEAVVNAIQSTKMGEDGVQYTNMGDAFAVALSELTGVRHRDNARKVIIFLTDGDVTRPVNPETGLADREYAATYALDMAKKAKDSDVTIYTIGFGDFFGGANDSIERDVTLIKDLASDPNMYFEAPTIRQLEAVYKEIAIHICEVGPARIDIIPKTDTNFAPLR, from the coding sequence ATGAGTATATTCCGACCATGGGCCTTTTGGCGTAGACTTCAGTACATAGTTGGGTTTGGGGTTTTTTGGTCTGCGATTATCGCTGTCTTTTATTTTGGATATTTTTATACACCAGCGAGTTGTTTTGATGGTATTTTAAACGGTAATGAAGCCGGAGTGGATTGTGGTGGTGGTTGTACTCTCATCTGCGAATTTGCTGTTGAGCCACCACAAGTGGTATGGGCAGAAAGTTTCAAAATTAGGGATGGCCAATACAACTCAGTGGCTTATATCGAAAATAAAAACGCTGAAGCTGGTTCACCTGCTTTAACCTACACGTTTCGGTTGTTTGACGGGGAGGATTTAATCGCTGAACGTTCCGGCACCACGGTTTTGCCGCCGAATAGTGTTTATCCCGTTTTTGAAGGAAGAATGGAGACACTTGACGATCGTAGTCCGACCAGAACAACTATTGAAATCAATCCAACTAAAATGTGGTTACCAGCAGCTATAGGTCGTAATCAGTTTAGAACTCTAGACTGGGACTTATTGAGCACCGATTCTCGTCCTCGCCTAAATGTTCGGTTGGAAAACACAGAGCTGACAGAAGCGAGAGATGTGGAAGTGGTAGCGACTATCTTTAACCAGGCTGGCAATCCGATCACAGCCTCACAGTCTTTTATCGATAAATTTGATCCAAGAAGCACTCAAGATATAGTGTTTACTTGGCCAATTCCGATTGCCAAGACTGTCCGTAGTTGTGAAGTTCCGTCTGATATCATGTTGATCTTGGATAGATCTGGTTCAATGGCAGCTGATGGTGGGGATCCGCCAGAGCCACTCGAAAGTGCCAAACAAGCGGCTAAGTCATTTGTGAAATTAGTACACAAGCAGGATACTATGGGCTATCTATCTTACGCTACAACTCCATCGAATCCGATTGAGCAGACTCTCACACCTGATATAGAGGCAGTCGTTAACGCTATTCAAAGCACAAAAATGGGGGAGGATGGAGTGCAGTACACCAACATGGGTGACGCTTTTGCGGTCGCTTTATCTGAACTAACTGGGGTAAGGCATCGTGACAATGCTAGAAAGGTAATAATTTTCTTGACTGATGGAGACGTGACCAGGCCGGTAAATCCTGAAACAGGCTTAGCTGATCGTGAATATGCCGCTACGTATGCCCTTGACATGGCCAAAAAAGCCAAAGATTCTGACGTGACTATATATACAATTGGTTTTGGTGATTTTTTTGGTGGGGCTAATGATTCCATTGAGCGTGATGTAACTTTGATCAAAGACTTGGCGTCAGATCCTAATATGTATTTTGAAGCACCAACTATCAGACAATTGGAAGCTGTTTATAAAGAAATTGCGATACATATCTGTGAGGTTGGTCCGGCTAGAATTGACATTATTCCCAAAACCGACACAAACTTTGCGCCGTTGCGATAA
- a CDS encoding DUF1704 domain-containing protein, with amino-acid sequence MQREALDKDWFEIYKDGCAFDDIDYIKFDQAKMARQKELFLAGLIDEPTLKYNVDIQAVSHHKTKLLELQEIVSSDNSAHLAVKKAYALKIESQLHKVSLLEAIVRQGDKTVTEASKQIYGAPDEEIMRRALAATLYVAERHNFALSEKWNDLADYFEVEADGSDIEYKPSDVQNYLTIDELVEFFKKALVEKNIPWQVQVDSTVLVITLSYGRKSVLIPETRKVTKTEAGALVEHEINVHLARHYNGLKSPLLLLSVGLGQYLKGEEGLATYRQSFIDKSMPGTINYFNTCLIMGLYPKQKFNFRQIFNLSKEYYEMLGVSKERILDESWKRCMRTFRGTTGQSAGEAFTRDLIYFSGYLGVKDLIESPDPEVERFLVGKYDPTNQDHIDILNQLDIL; translated from the coding sequence ATGCAAAGGGAAGCTTTAGATAAAGACTGGTTTGAGATATACAAAGACGGCTGTGCCTTTGACGATATCGACTACATCAAGTTTGATCAGGCTAAGATGGCTAGACAAAAGGAGTTATTTTTGGCCGGACTTATCGACGAGCCAACTCTCAAATATAATGTTGATATACAGGCAGTATCACATCATAAAACCAAGCTGCTAGAACTACAAGAAATAGTAAGTAGTGATAATTCTGCTCACCTGGCGGTTAAAAAAGCCTATGCTCTAAAAATTGAGAGTCAGCTACATAAGGTATCTTTGCTAGAGGCGATTGTCAGGCAGGGGGACAAAACGGTGACAGAGGCTTCAAAACAGATCTACGGCGCTCCTGACGAGGAAATCATGCGACGGGCTTTAGCAGCTACTCTTTATGTGGCAGAAAGGCATAACTTTGCTTTAAGTGAAAAGTGGAACGACTTAGCTGATTATTTTGAGGTAGAGGCTGATGGTTCTGACATAGAATATAAACCAAGTGATGTTCAAAATTATTTAACAATTGATGAGTTGGTTGAGTTTTTTAAAAAAGCTTTAGTCGAAAAAAATATACCGTGGCAGGTGCAGGTTGATTCGACTGTTTTGGTTATAACCTTAAGTTACGGTAGAAAGTCTGTGTTGATACCGGAAACAAGGAAGGTGACAAAGACAGAAGCTGGGGCTTTGGTAGAGCATGAGATTAATGTCCATTTAGCAAGACACTATAATGGTCTTAAAAGCCCACTTTTGTTGTTATCGGTTGGGTTGGGTCAGTACTTAAAAGGAGAGGAGGGGTTGGCTACCTACAGACAGTCATTCATAGATAAAAGTATGCCGGGGACTATAAATTATTTTAACACCTGTTTAATTATGGGTCTTTATCCTAAGCAAAAGTTTAACTTCAGGCAGATATTTAATCTGTCCAAAGAATATTATGAAATGCTAGGTGTTTCTAAAGAGCGTATACTAGATGAATCGTGGAAACGTTGCATGAGAACTTTCAGGGGGACTACTGGGCAAAGTGCCGGTGAGGCATTTACTCGTGATTTGATTTATTTTTCAGGTTATTTGGGAGTTAAAGATCTGATAGAGAGTCCTGATCCAGAGGTTGAAAGATTTTTGGTTGGTAAATATGATCCTACTAATCAAGATCATATTGATATATTAAATCAGTTGGATATTCTATAA
- the tnpA gene encoding IS200/IS605 family transposase, which produces MKGKPQHIKKPHNKTLFIYHLVCPVKYRRDVFTPPISKTFKNLCLEFGPAYEIYFLEIGIDEDHVHFLIQTIPNIRFSDTVKKIKSITSNHLFKIHPELKIKLWGGKFWTEGYYANTVGNASMDIITNYVKNQGYPEYQQLHSAPVQTSLFTT; this is translated from the coding sequence ATGAAAGGTAAACCACAACATATCAAAAAACCACACAACAAAACTCTGTTCATCTATCATCTGGTATGCCCAGTAAAATACAGAAGAGATGTATTTACACCACCAATATCAAAAACATTTAAAAACTTATGTTTGGAATTTGGTCCAGCTTACGAGATATACTTTCTTGAAATAGGAATAGACGAAGATCATGTACACTTTTTAATACAAACAATTCCAAACATACGTTTCTCTGATACGGTAAAGAAAATAAAAAGCATCACCTCCAATCATCTCTTTAAAATCCACCCTGAACTAAAAATAAAACTCTGGGGAGGAAAGTTCTGGACTGAAGGTTATTATGCAAATACAGTGGGTAATGCCAGTATGGATATTATTACCAATTACGTTAAAAACCAAGGTTATCCCGAATACCAACAGCTACACTCCGCACCGGTTCAGACTTCACTGTTTACTACCTAG
- the rplL gene encoding 50S ribosomal protein L7/L12, with protein sequence MSEETKKDDVAVEETTTPAEAAPVEETKEEATPAADTATDSGVDESVEVPAEFKDLVEKVEKMSVLELNELVKVLEKRFGVSAAAVAVAAPGAGGAAGGAEEQSEFTVELTDAGAQKIAVIKAVKEVLALGLKEAKEMVDGAPAVVKEGMKKEDAEALKAKLEEAGAKVTLK encoded by the coding sequence ATGTCAGAAGAAACAAAGAAAGACGACGTGGCAGTAGAAGAAACTACTACTCCAGCAGAAGCTGCTCCAGTTGAGGAAACTAAAGAAGAAGCTACTCCGGCAGCTGATACAGCTACTGACAGTGGTGTAGATGAATCAGTTGAAGTACCGGCTGAGTTCAAGGACTTGGTTGAAAAGGTAGAAAAAATGAGCGTACTAGAGCTTAACGAGCTTGTTAAGGTGTTAGAGAAGCGCTTTGGTGTATCAGCTGCTGCAGTAGCGGTAGCGGCTCCGGGAGCTGGTGGTGCAGCTGGTGGTGCTGAAGAACAGTCAGAGTTCACTGTTGAGCTAACTGATGCTGGTGCACAGAAGATTGCTGTTATTAAGGCAGTTAAGGAAGTACTAGCTCTTGGTCTAAAAGAGGCTAAGGAGATGGTAGACGGCGCTCCAGCAGTAGTAAAGGAAGGAATGAAGAAGGAAGACGCTGAAGCTTTGAAAGCTAAGCTTGAAGAGGCTGGCGCAAAAGTGACTTTGAAATAA
- a CDS encoding 50S ribosomal protein L10, with product MAISKAKKQDILAKLEEVRDNSESIVFVHYNGLTVADTTAMRKELRENGVGYFVAKKTLMKRAFGDTFTGEMPTLEGEIAVAYSTDAIAPAQNIKDFSDKFKKNISIVGGVFQGVYKSQDEMIEIASIPPLQVLRGMFVNVINSPIQGLVISLNAIAEKKT from the coding sequence ATGGCCATTTCAAAAGCCAAGAAGCAAGATATTCTGGCCAAACTAGAGGAGGTTCGTGACAATTCTGAGTCAATTGTTTTTGTCCACTACAATGGATTAACTGTTGCAGATACAACCGCAATGAGAAAGGAGTTGCGTGAAAATGGAGTTGGTTATTTTGTAGCCAAAAAGACTCTGATGAAGCGAGCTTTCGGTGACACCTTTACTGGTGAAATGCCGACTCTTGAGGGAGAAATTGCGGTAGCATACAGTACTGATGCGATTGCGCCAGCCCAAAATATCAAAGACTTTTCAGATAAATTCAAGAAGAATATCTCTATCGTTGGTGGAGTATTCCAAGGAGTTTATAAGAGCCAGGATGAGATGATTGAAATTGCTTCAATCCCACCTCTCCAAGTACTACGTGGTATGTTTGTTAATGTAATCAACTCTCCAATTCAAGGTTTGGTTATATCTTTAAACGCTATTGCGGAGAAGAAAACATAA
- a CDS encoding DoxX family protein: MMFKKVFTFFDDVRPAACDVDYALLVARIATGVFFTVHGYSKFFGEAGLAGFAGMLANHGFPIVDIFAFLVAFAELFGGIALILGVMTRFWSLWLAIIAFVAWWTIKSFNIGAAGDLDVLALGLTIALLIAGPGAVSLSAKLKNRGETVTMPSV; encoded by the coding sequence ATGATGTTTAAAAAAGTTTTTACATTTTTTGATGATGTGCGTCCTGCCGCTTGCGACGTAGACTACGCTTTATTGGTAGCCAGAATTGCGACTGGTGTATTTTTTACTGTGCATGGTTATAGCAAATTCTTTGGTGAAGCGGGTTTGGCTGGCTTTGCTGGAATGCTGGCCAATCACGGCTTTCCAATAGTTGATATTTTTGCTTTCTTGGTAGCCTTTGCTGAGCTCTTTGGTGGTATCGCTTTGATACTAGGGGTAATGACACGTTTTTGGTCTTTGTGGTTAGCGATCATTGCTTTTGTGGCGTGGTGGACAATTAAGTCATTCAATATTGGGGCCGCGGGTGATTTGGATGTATTGGCGCTCGGTCTGACTATAGCTTTACTGATTGCCGGTCCGGGAGCGGTCTCACTTTCTGCAAAGTTGAAAAACAGAGGAGAAACAGTGACTATGCCTAGTGTTTAA